The genomic stretch CATCAAGGCATTGAGTGAGAAATATCCCACAGCCGCCGCAACCGTGATTATGGATTTGACGGTAGAAGCCGAGGCTTTCGGAGCGGAGATTGTCTTCCCCGAAAATGAGGTTCCCAGTGTAGTGGGGCGTCTTCTTGCTAATGAGGAGGATATTGAAAAACTGAACATTCCTGCTTTGAATAAAGGAAGAGTCCCCCAGTATCTGAAAGCAAATATGTTGGCAGCCAAGACAATAACGGACAGACCTGTCTTTGCCGGTTGCATCGGCCCTTACTCATTGGCAGGACGTTTGTATGATATGTCTGAAATCATGATGCTTATTTATATCAATCCGGAAGCGGCGAATTCGTTGTTGAAGAAATGTTCGGATTTCATTCTCCGTTACTGTATGGCACTGAAGGCTACAGGGGTGAATGGGGTAGTGATGGCCGAGCCGGCTGCCGGACTCTTGTCTGATGAGGATTGCCGGCAATACTCGTCTGTTTTCATTAAGGAGATAGTAGAGAAAGTGCAAGACGATCACTTCACAGTCATTCTGCATAATTGTGGAAATACCGGTCATTGTACTAAGGCAATGGTAGCTACAGGAGCTGCCGCTTATCATTTTGGAAATAAAATAGATATGGTCGAAGCTCTGAAAGAAGTACCTGCGGATTCTCTTGCAATGGGAAATCTTGATCCGGTGAGTTTGTTCAAGGCGGCTACTCCGGAGGTGATGAAGAAAGCCACACTCGACCTGTTGGGGGCTACCAAGTCCTATCCCAACTTCGTGCTCTCCAGCGGATGTGATACACCGCCTCATACACCTTCTGAAAATATTGATGCATTCTTTGCCGCATTAAATGAATTCAATAATGCTTGAAAAAGAACTTTCTTTTGCTGATCTGCCTATCTCATTGTCCGAAATCTATGAGACGATGGGATATGCAGATGCTGTACCCGACGAAGCAGTAGAAAAAGAAGTCCGTGGGGTGCTTGGACGGGTTGAGGCAGTAACTTCTCCCCGTTTTTGTTTTTTCATATCCGGTGGAGATTTGGATGAAACAAAAGATTTGCTTACTGTCGGTAAAACTAGTTTCAGTATAGGTAAAATAATAACCCGGCAACTGCGTGGTTCGGAATCCTTCGCTTTCTTTGCCGCGACTGCCGGAACTGGTTTTGAAAAGTTCCAGCATACGTTGCAACAAGAGGGGGATATGGTAAAGGTTTATATAGCGGATGCCAT from Phocaeicola dorei encodes the following:
- a CDS encoding methylcobamide--CoM methyltransferase, producing MSKLNMKEWINEIIQKKEVVAMPIMTHPGIEMIGKTVRDAVTDGQVHYNAIKALSEKYPTAAATVIMDLTVEAEAFGAEIVFPENEVPSVVGRLLANEEDIEKLNIPALNKGRVPQYLKANMLAAKTITDRPVFAGCIGPYSLAGRLYDMSEIMMLIYINPEAANSLLKKCSDFILRYCMALKATGVNGVVMAEPAAGLLSDEDCRQYSSVFIKEIVEKVQDDHFTVILHNCGNTGHCTKAMVATGAAAYHFGNKIDMVEALKEVPADSLAMGNLDPVSLFKAATPEVMKKATLDLLGATKSYPNFVLSSGCDTPPHTPSENIDAFFAALNEFNNA
- a CDS encoding vitamin B12 dependent-methionine synthase activation domain-containing protein; translated protein: MLEKELSFADLPISLSEIYETMGYADAVPDEAVEKEVRGVLGRVEAVTSPRFCFFISGGDLDETKDLLTVGKTSFSIGKIITRQLRGSESFAFFAATAGTGFEKFQHTLQQEGDMVKVYIADAIGSIIAEKTADCMEIALDEYIHDRGWRHTNRFSPGYCGWHVSEQKKLFPLFPSAEPCGIRLTDSSLMLPIKSVSGVIGLGDSVRKLEYTCGLCTYDRCYRRKQRG